In Salvia miltiorrhiza cultivar Shanhuang (shh) chromosome 4, IMPLAD_Smil_shh, whole genome shotgun sequence, the DNA window CCCAAGAAAACACATCTAGAAGCCCGAGGGGAGAATTTAGTCCTGTGTCTGTCCAATGTGGAGACAAAACAAAGACAACCGAAGACTTTTAAATGAGAGTATGTGGGGGATTTCTTGAACAGCATTTCAAAAGGAGTGCTGTGGTTAGGTAGGACAGAAGAAGGTATTCTATTGATTAAGTATGAAGCAGTATGAATACACTCACCCCAATAAGATAAAGGAAGATGAGACTGAAACAAGAGACTTCGAGCTACATTGAGGAGATGTTGATGTTTGCGCTCAACTCGAGCATTTTGTTGAGGGGTGGCTACACAAGAATGATGAACTATTGTTCCATATTGTGTGAACAATTCCCCCAAACTAAATTCGGGTCCATTGTCACATCTAAAGATTTTAACTCTTTTCCCAAAATGTGTGAGGACAGTGCTAAAGAATTGAGTGAGCACAGCTTTAGTATCAGATTTGTGCTTCATCAAGAAGGTCCAAACGAACCTAGAGTGATCATCTACTATGGTCAGGAAGTAGGAGTAACCTTGCACAGTGGGAGTTTGATAGGGGCCCCATATATCACAGTGAATAAGATCAAACACATCAACTGAAATATGCTTAGAATTAGGAAAGGATAATTTCTTTTGCTTTGCTAAAGGGCAAATATCACACAGAGAATGTTTACAATTGGAAAGAGATAAAACTCTTGCTAACATTTGAAGTTTGTTTGAAGAAAGATGACCTAGCCTAGAATGCCACAAGTCGGCAGAAATAACAGCTGACACAGCTGGAAACTTATTGACTGGAGAATGGCTGATTTGGTTGAGTGGAGTTGCTTCTAAAACATAGAGGTTTCCAATGCGGCTACCCTTCCCAATCACAGTCCCCGGTGAAGCTCCCTGTATGGTAAAGGTGTCATGTGTAAAGATTACTGAGCATTGGGAAGAGGCAGTAAGAGCACTGACAGAAAGAAGATTATATGAAAAACTAGGAACACACAGGACAGAAGTTAATGTAAGTGTTGGAGTGAGAGTAATGCTTCCAGTACATGTAACTTTGGCATTACTTCCATTGGGAAGATTGACATGTGTATTATCAGTTTTGACAGAGGAATGGAGGATGGATGCAGAATTACAGACATGATGAGTTGCTCCGGTATCAAGTAACCAAAAAGATGAAGTAAGGGATGAACAAATAAGAGGTTCTAAGGAGATTGTACCACTGAATGGAGGAGAGGTCTGTGCAGCAGCAGAGTTATCTCCTGTCTCTTGTCCACATACTGGAACCGATGCAGATACAGAAGACCCCTGCAGCTGAGACTTGAGATAGGCAACTAGCTGAGCCATATCAGATGATGAAATAGAGCCAATTCCATTCTGTCCAGTTGCATTTTCACCTGCACTTGTTTGATTCACAGATCTAGAATTAGAATCATGAGTAAAACCTTGTGATTTTCCTCTACCTCTACCATATCCTGGAGGATAACCAATGATCTCAAAACACTTATCCACCGTATGATTCGTTTTTCCACAATTGGTGCACAAGAACTTTCCCCTGCCTGGTTTACCTCTAGCATAACCGGCAGCATTTATCAAGGAACCAGAGATATCTCCATTTCCAGAAGTCAAAGGAGTTGGAGTGAAATCTATAGATCGTTGCCTTTCCTCTTGCAACACCAAGGCAAAAATCTTAGATAGTGACGGAAAAGGCGTAGTAGATATAATTTGAGATCGGATCTGAGAGTAGGATGCATTAAGACCTATTAGAAATTGCATCGAGCACTCTTGCATTTGAAACTCATTCCATTTTCGAGAACTGTTGCAGCGAC includes these proteins:
- the LOC131023753 gene encoding uncharacterized protein LOC131023753, which encodes MAPGTPAKNPPYDDPSNPYFLPNSDSPGVQLVTQQLNGANYTSWNRSMITALIAKNKLAFVDGSLPRPHHSDLLFTQWMRCNSMVVSWLRNSVNPEISSSIIYIDDAAHIWNDLKDRFSQGNLARICQLKQQLFTLKQGSDDVGAYFTKLRVLWDEYRDYQPVRWCICDNCRCNSSRKWNEFQMQECSMQFLIGLNASYSQIRSQIISTTPFPSLSKIFALVLQEERQRSIDFTPTPLTSGNGDISGSLINAAGYARGKPGRGKFLCTNCGKTNHTVDKCFEIIGYPPGYGRGRGKSQGFTHDSNSRSVNQTSAGENATGQNGIGSISSSDMAQLVAYLKSQLQGSSVSASVPVCGQETGDNSAAAQTSPPFSGSFTGDCDWEG